From [Flavobacterium] thermophilum:
ATCGCGCTTAGCGAAAAAATTGAACAGCATTCAAGCTTCCTAATGAAAAACGACCTGGCGCCAGGTCGTTTTTTTGTCCCCTCTTTTTTCTTTGTGGCGCCGCCATGCAGGCGAAGCAGACGGCAAAAAAGCCAACGGCGCATGCTTTTTATCGCTGGCTTTTCCGCCCCGGGCGAGCGCCCCAACGCATCAACAACAGCTCAACGGCCAACCGGCGGTCCATGGCTCCGCTTTTTACGTCATAATCAGCGGCGGCCAGCTCGGTGATCGCTTCCGTCAGCTCCGCATCGGAAAAGCGGGCGGCTTGGGCAAGGGCGAGCTTGACGCGGAACGGATGCACGTTGAGGGCCGAAGCGATTTGCGTCTGCCCATAACCTGTTTGGGCGAGCCATTTCACTTGCGCCAACAGGCGGAAATGGCTTGCAAGCAACGCCAAAATTTTGATCGGCTCCTCATTATGTTCAAGCAAATCGTAAAACGTCTGCAATGCTCCCGGGATATCGCGCCTCGCCACTTGTTCGACAAGCGCAAAGACGTTTTCTTCCGGCGTGCGAGCGACAAGCTGCTCGACGGCCGCCTCATCCACCACTCCGCCCGGTCCGGCAAACAAAGCGAGCTTGTCGATTTCGTTCGCCAGCGCGGACAACCGCGTTCCGGCCCGCTGCAAAAGCAGCTCAATGGCTTCCTCGGCCACCGATGCTCCTTGGCTTTCCAACCGGCGGCGCACCCAAGCGCGCAGCTCCGCTTCCTGAAGCGGGGCGGCGGCCACAACTTCGCACTGCTCCTTGGCGAGCTTGGTAATTCTTTTCCGCTCATCGAGCTTGTCATACGGCGCCAAAAAGACGACGATCGAGAACGGCGCCGGCGCCCTGAAATAGTTCTCCAGCTTAGCCAAATCGTGCTCGATCTCTTTGTCCTTTTCCGCCGTAAAAAAATATGGATTCTTCACCAAAATGACGCGCCGTTCGCCGAAAAACGGCACTGTCTCCGCCTCCTCAAGCGCCGCCTGCACCGGCGTTTCCTCGCAGTCGTACACGGCCAGATTCCACTCGCGCTCCTCCTCGCTAAGAGCCGCCTTGACGAGGCGGTCATACGTTTCCGTTAATAAAAACGGCTCGCTGCCATATAATAAATAAAGCGGAGAAAACCGCCGTTTTTCCATGTTTCCCCATACACGTTCCAACATGTTCCCTTCTCCATTTCCAAGCGAAAGTCTCTTCTAGAAAGATACACCGTTTTTCGCCATTTTACAAGGGAACCGGCCGTCGGGAAAACCGGTTCCCCTTTATATAAACGCCAGCCGACAAGTCCTAGGACCTTATCAGCCAGCGGGTTATTTTTATGTTTTCCCAGCCGTTTGAAAGTATTTGTGTCAACTGTTGTCAAGGAAGGAAAACAAGCGGGCGGCGGTAGATTTTTTCATCATTTTCGTCTATACTAAAAATGATTGTGCAGAGGAGGGGGAAAGCGATGAACGTATTTGAAAAAGAAGTGCAAAGCCAACGAAATGACGCCGTCGATTCCGCCGTCGGATTCATCGTGTCGTTCGGCTTTTTCGCCACCATGTTCATCATCGCCACGCTGATCGAATTTTTCGGCCGGTAAGGATTGCTTGCACAAGCAATCCTTATTTTTTGTCTTGGCTGAAACGTTCCGTTTTTTTGTGCACTACATCTTATGGTTTCATCACCTGAAAGGTTCCACCGTTTTCGCCATACACATAGCGAATGGCTCCGTTTTCATCCGTCCGCCAAACGATCGCCCGCTGTTGCCTAAGCCGCATAAGCACCTCGGAGGACGGATGCCCGTAGCGATTGTAGCGGCCGACGGAAATGATGGCCGCTCGCGGCTTGATTGTCCGCAAAAACGGCTCTGTTGTCGACGTTTTGCTGCCGTGGTGGGCGACTTTCAATACATCGGCACGCAGCGTCGGATAAGCATCGATGAGCGCCTGTTCCGCCTCTTCTTCGATGTCCCCAGCAAACAGCCATATCAAGCCGCCGAGACGGGCGAGCAACACAAGCGAGCCGTTATTATCCTCATTGTTTCCCGCCTCCGGGTGCAATACGGAAAACGCGGCATCCCCCACCTTCCACCGATCCCCCCGCACGCTGGCGGCCACCGGCACGGAAAACGGGCGCGCCATCGCCTTGACGGCCGGCAGCGCTCCTGGGCTTGTGACAATCTTCTTGACGCGCACGGCTCCCATCACCTCGGGAGCAGCCCCGATATGGTCGGCGTCATCGTGCGTCAAAATCAGTTGATCAAGCGTCCTCACCCCTTGGGCTTTTAAAAACGGCACGACAACGTCGCGGCCGACGGCAAACGGCCGCGACCGCTTGCGCCACGGTTCGCGCGCCCATTCCGGCGTCCCGCTGGTATCAATGAGATAGACTGCTTTTCGATAAGGGAGCTCAATATAAATACAGTCCCCTTGCCCAACATCCAATACCGTCACTTCCCCTTTCGGATCCACATACGGGGCGGCCAGCTGAAGCGCCGTCGCCGCCGCCACCGCTGTCAATCCGCGGAGCAGGCGGCCGCGTTCCCAATCCAAAAACGCCGCCGCGATGGCCGTCAGATAGCCAGCTAAGCACCACGGCTCCGGACGGCCGAGCACAAGCATAAACGGGTGATCGGCCGCGAAAAAATAGACAACCGCGTCTGTCAGCTCAATGAGACGGCTAAACAGCCAAATGAGCGGAGAAAAGGAAAAAACTGCGGATAGAAAAGCAATGGGCAAAATGACAAATGAATACCAAGGGACGAAGAAGACATTCAGCCCTATGCTCCAAACAGAAATTTCATAAAAATGGTAAAGCAAAATCGGCAGCGCGGCAAGCTGAGCGGCGAGCGCGGTCTGAAGCAAGTTTTGGAGCATCGAACGAGCAGAGGCGAGCACCGACACATGGGCGAGAAGGGCAAACGTGACAAGAAATGATAGTTGAAAACCGACATCCCAAACCATATATGGGTCAAAGACGAGCAGGGCAAGCGCTGTCCAACTCAACGCATCCAGCGGATGGATCCTTCCTTTTTTCCACTGGACGGCCAATACAATCATCCCGGTCGCACAGGCGCGCAGCACCGACGGCGAAGCGCCGGCGAGCACCGCATACATAGGCAAGAAAACGAGCAAAGCAAGCACGGCCGCTTCGCGCGTCACAAACCGAATGGCAACGGCCAACGCAGCGCCGACAAGCAGGGTGACATGGCCGCCGGAAATGGCCAACAAATGGATGATCCCGAGCTGCTGGTAACCGCTAATCACTTCCTCGTCCAACGAGCGGCGTTCGCCATAAATGAGCGCAGCGGCGATGCCAGCCGCTTCCGGCGGAAACCGGGCTTCAATGCGGCGGACGCCAGCCTCACGAATCGCCTCAAGCCGTTCGATGATGGTGGGACGGACGCGCACGCAAGCGGAAAGATCGATCGCCTCAGGGAGAAAGAGCCAATGGATACGATGGCGGCGCAAATAACGGCGGTAATCAAATGCATACGGATTGCCAGCTGGCATCGGGCGCTCAAGCGTTCCGGTGACGCGGCATACCGTTCCAGGCACCAGGTGCGCTTGCAGCGTCTCTTTTTCCGCAGCCGTCCGAATGATGTAACGGAGCTGCACCCGCTCCTTGCCAGCTTGCACCGCCGCCTGCAATCGATCACCGTCAATTGCCGGCGCGGCGGAAAAACGAACGGAAAGCGAATGACGGCCGCCGGAAAGGGAAGTGTTGTTATGATAGTCAACGATGAGAAAATAGGCAAAAAAGGAGAGAGCGGCAACGAGAGAAGGAAGGAAACAGTGCGGCCGGCGGATGAAAAGAAGAAGGAGATACACAACGAGGAGAAGACAGGCGGTTGGGGACGGCGAGGCCGCCGCGACGGCCAAAAGCGCCGCCGCAGCGGGATAGACGGCTTGTCCTTTCATGATTCCCCGCCGCCGGAAAGCAAGGCGAACACATCCATTTTCAGCGGCACTTGCACGAGACGGACGCCAGCTTGAGCAAACAGCTCCAAGGCGTACGGGTGGTTTTTGTAGTCTTGGGCGTAATAGACCGCGCGGATGCCGCTTTGAATGATCGCCTTGCAGCAATGCAAGCACGGAAAATGAGTGACATACATCTCCGCCCCCTCGGTCGGGACGCCGAATTTGGCGCATTGCAAAATCGCGTTCATTTCGGCGTGAATCGTCCGCACACAATGACCGTCAATGACGTAGCACCCCTCATCAATGCAATGGGCGCCGCCGGCGATCGACCCGTTGTACCCGCCGGCGATGATGCGCTTATCGCGCACGATCGTCGCTCCGACGGCGAGCCTCGTGCACGTGCTGCGCAGCGCAAGCAAATGGCTTTGCGCCATAAAGTATTGATCCCATGTGATGCGTTCCATTTTCCATCCCTCCGCTCGTGTCCATGCTTTTAGTCTACCCACTGCCTCCTGCCCCCGTCAACGCCGAAAAACGTCCACAGCAGCCTTGATCCGCCGTGAACTACCCCCACTTAATTTTCTAGCGAAAATTTGAAGTGGGGGCTTCCAAAGAAGTTTGACTGCTTCAAGCAATCCTTATTCTTTGAGGCGTGTCCACTTCGCCGCTAGAGCATAAGACACTCAGGTCTACAGCTTTACTTTTCTTTAAGATGTTTAATGCGCCATTGACATCAGCATTAATTAGTTTGCCAGACTTTGTTCGATACAAGCCGCGCTTAATACGTTTGCCGCTGAACTTATATTCTTTTGGATTGTCGGCATTATATTCAGGAATCTCATCGCCGTCAAAAAAGCTGGCTTGAGACGTATAGGATTCTTCCTGTTTCAAGAATTCAATGCCGTAAAATTCACAAAGATATTCTAGTTTTTCTTTTATGTTACCGAGAGGAATATTGACAAAGTTTTGATTTGTCTTTTTTCCTAGATTCATATTGCGTTGCCATGTTTCCGCATAGCCAATGACAAGTTTGCCAATTTGATTTTCAATACAGTAGTTAATGATGTAACGGCAAGTCTTGTTGATATAATCATTCACTTTATTATTGCGATTCATAGCAAGCAAAGCCTGTTTACGAGTGGTGCCTTTGATTTTTTGCTTATCTTTTATGCTTTGAAGTCTGGCATTTTCTTTGTTAAACCATTGATTTATACTTTTTAATCTCCGCCCATCAATGATGAATGATCTGCCGTCTGATGTGACACAAGTGGCAAGATTGTTTAATCCTAAATCAATTGCCAGTGCTTTTTGGTCGTTTAATTCTCTTTGATCTTCAGGCATTTCATATTTGTACTGAATCTCAAAGAACCTGGCATGATGCTTAGGAATGATTTCAATCTGCTTAATCTTTTTGTCCAGTAACACAGGCGGAATCGTTATCGTGATAGGCTTGTGAGTCTTTTTAAATAGGCGAGAATACGGTATCGTGAATTTGTTGCCGTCTATACGAATCTGGCCAATGATCAGTGAATGAAAGCCATCTTTTTTAAGATATTTTGGAATACTGATAGCCTTGTGGTCATATTTTCCTTGTTTGGCAAGACTGATCAAACCAAAGAAAGATGTAAAGGCTTCATTGACCTTTTTTAAAATTTGCTGTGCCATGTTGCTGTTTAACAGCTTATAGTTTTCGTTAGTTTTGGCAAGATGATAATTTTTCTCATAATTAAGAAATTCCTTGTGTTCAAAATAGTATTGTCTGACATTGTACAATCCGACGTTGTACATGTTCTTGGCAATATGGCACAGTTCTCGAAGAGTCAAGTATTCTTCTTTGGTCAAACCATTTAGCTGTTGTTTGATACAAAAATACATGTTTTCACCTCCCATCTAACTATATGATACTATATTTTACTGAATCTATCCTATTTTCAGCAAAATATAGTTAAGGCGATTCATCTCCCACTTACTCCGCTTCGCTTCGTTGAAGTGGGAGTCTTCTCGCCTAATTAAGATAAATTAAGAAGCATTGCCCTCCCCCGCCTCGCTTACGGAACAAGCAAATACGGTTTCAATTTCTCCAGCGTTTTTTCACCAATTCCAGTCACATTCAACAAATCCTCCACCCGCCGAAACGGCCCGTGTTCTTCACGATAGGCGATGATCGCGTTTGCCTTCGCCGGTCCGATGCCGGGAAGCTGCATCAACTCCTCTTCCGTCGCCGTATTGATGGCCACTTGCATCCCGTTTCGATCCCCATCGCTTGGAGACTTGCCGACGGCATTTGACGCCGGTGCGGCCTCGCCTTTTTTCGGCACGTAAATCATCATTTCATCGTGCACTTTTGCTGCCAAATTGACTTTCGTTTCATCCGCCTCATCCGCTAATCCGCCGGCTAGGGCGATAACATCGCGAACGCGAGCGTCCGCCGCCACCTCATACACTCCGGGGTTCGCGACCGCCCCTTTCACATCCACCACAGCGGTTTTTGACGCCTCGTTCTTTTTTTCTTCCGTCCGGGCGGCATCCGTTTCAGCCGCCGCCGGCAAGACGACTTGCTCCTTTTCATCCGTCGGATGACGAAACACCCATAACCCCGCCGCCGCGGCAAACAACAAGAGCACCCCCGCTTTCCCATAACGTTTTCCAAGCTCCTGCACATGCTCCCACATACGATCCCATCCTTTCCATCTCCAGTCATAAACCGAGCCTTTTTCTCATACATATCGAAAAAGAGAGTTCCGGTGAACCAAAACCGGGAGGGGGGACAATGCATGAACATCGGCGTTATCGGCACGGGAAATATGGGCACCATCTTAATCGAAGCGTTCCTCGACTCCGGCGCCGTGAAAGCGGATCAGCTCGTCATAACGAACCGTACGCTTGCGAAAGCGTTCGCGATACAACGCGCGCATCCCGGCATGGCAGTGGTTGCCGATGCGGCTGAAGTCGTCAAACAATCCAGTCTCGTTTTTTTATGCGTCAAACCGCTCGACATCCACCCATTATTGCAGCAGCTGGCCCCGCACTGGACAAGGGAGCATTGCCTTGTGTCGATCACAAGCCCGATCAGCGTAAAACAGCTTGAAACAGCCGTCCCTTGCCAAGTCGTGCGCGCCATTCCGAGCATCACAAACCGCGCGCTCTCCGGCAGCATACTCATCACAATCGGATCACGCTGTTCGGCCGACTGCCGGCAAACGATCGATGATCTTCTCCGGCGCATCGCCTCGCCGGTGTATATCGATGAGGCCATCACCCGCGTCGCTTCCGACATCTCCAGCTGCGGTCCGGCGTTTTTCAGCTATTTGCTGCAACGCTTCATCGACGCCGCAGCGGCCAAAACCGCCATCACGAAAGAACAGGCGACGATGCTGGCGACCGACATGATCATCGGCTTCGCGGAATTGTTGAAGCAAAACTTGTACACGCTCCCGACGCTGCAGGAAAAAGTGTGCGTCAAAGGCGGAATCACCGGGGAAGGAATCGCCGTCCTCGAACAGCGGCTCGACGGCGTCTTCGAAGAAGTGCTGGCGAAAACACATGAGAAGTTTCAAGAAGATATGGAAAAGGTGAAGCAACAGTTTTCATAAGTTTAATTCGACGCGGAACGGTAAATTCCTGCTTTGTTTGGCAAAAAAGTTACCCCTGGATCTTCAGCTAGGGGCTAACGTTTCAATCCTCACCCAGCCTTTTGGCTGGGTGCAACGAGATGGTCGATCGCATATTTCGCCGCTTCTTCCGGTTTCAATCCTCACCCAGCCTTTTGGCTGGGTGCAACTTTCTTTTTGTTCTCGTAAATCCGCAACGGTAGGAGGGTTTCAATCCTCACCCAGCCTTTTGGCTGGGTGCAACTCATCGCGATCCGGGAGCGTCAACAAGTCCTGGAAAGTTTCAATCCTCACCCAGCCTTTTGGCTGGGTGCAACTTGCTGCTCGATATCGCCCATTCAAACTTTTTATGTTTCAATCCTCACCCAGCCTTTTGGCTGGGTGCAACTTACCCAGGACATCGAGGACATGCAAGATTTCATTCGCTCTGTTTCAATCCTCACCCAGCCTTTTGGCTGGGTGCAACAGTCAATGATTTCGTCGACGCCGTCACCTTTGATGTGTTTCAATCCTCACCCAGCCTTTTGGCTGGGTGCAACATGAAGCTGACATTGAACTGGCGGATTCTGAATGAGTTTCAATCCTCACCCAGCCTTTTGGCTGGGTGCAACTTCGGCCGGCGTCGGTGGTGTAACGAACAAGTGGTTTCAATCCTCACCCAGCCTTTTGGCTGGGTGCAACCGCGACCAGGATGCAAGGAGTGAGTTGGAGACTCGGGTTTCAATCCTCACCCAGCCTTTTGGCTGGGTGCAACCCCGCGTTTAGATATCTTGTGTTGAGCGCATTTCAAGATATAAAAACGCGAACTTACGCATTCTGTTTGGGGCAAAGTCATAATGATCACAGATCCATTTTCCCTCTTCGGCTTTATAACCAGCTTTTCCGCCCATCGCGATCCCCCTTCTTTTTCAGCATCGCTTTATGTTCGCGCATCATTCTCTTCTTGCCGCACATATCATCGGCATTTTGTCATCTTTGTCATTACAAAATGATGGGATCATTATAATCAACGTAATAATCTTTTCCATAGACACGAACCGCCTTTGACCGGCTGCCGTACAATGTATATATCCGCAAACTATCTTTTTCCAAGTCAATGACGCGCAACAATTGATGCTCCATTTCTTCTAGCTGCGCTTGACTAACGCTGCATTCGAACACTGATTTTTGCACCCGCTGACCAAAATTTTGGCAAATGGTCGCCACTTTTCGCAACCGTTTTTGACCGCTTGGTTCTAATGTTTCTACATCGTATGTCACTAAAATATCCAATCATGATCACCTCATGATAAATGGAGTGTACTCCTCAATATCTCCCCGTAAATGTCGAGCTAATAATCGAGCATGTACGTGAGGCAACAACCCTAGTGGAACTTTTTGATTGATAATCGGGTGCTGGATTTCTTCTTGTTTCCGTTTTTGATAAGCAGCCAAAAAGGTTTTTCTCCCCTTTTCATTCAAAAATACAGCTCCGCCTGGGCGCATGTCAAAATGGCTTTTATCCAGTTGCCTCCGGTTGATTAATGTCAGAACAAATCGATCAGCCAAGTAAGGCCGAAATTCTTCAACAAGATCCAAACCTAATGATGGCTTCCCAGGCCGCAACGCATGCAAATAACCGATTTGCGGATCAAGCCCCACTCCCTCCAATGCCGAGATACAGTCTTGTGTTAAAATGCTGTAAGCAAATGATAAACAAGCATTGACCGGATCGCGGGGAGGCCTCCGAGACCGTACGGTAAAGGCAAAAAATCCGTCCTCATCTGACCGTATGAGCGATGCGAACGCTTCAA
This genomic window contains:
- a CDS encoding DNA polymerase III subunit delta, which codes for MLERVWGNMEKRRFSPLYLLYGSEPFLLTETYDRLVKAALSEEEREWNLAVYDCEETPVQAALEEAETVPFFGERRVILVKNPYFFTAEKDKEIEHDLAKLENYFRAPAPFSIVVFLAPYDKLDERKRITKLAKEQCEVVAAAPLQEAELRAWVRRRLESQGASVAEEAIELLLQRAGTRLSALANEIDKLALFAGPGGVVDEAAVEQLVARTPEENVFALVEQVARRDIPGALQTFYDLLEHNEEPIKILALLASHFRLLAQVKWLAQTGYGQTQIASALNVHPFRVKLALAQAARFSDAELTEAITELAAADYDVKSGAMDRRLAVELLLMRWGARPGRKSQR
- a CDS encoding ComEC family competence protein — translated: MKGQAVYPAAAALLAVAAASPSPTACLLLVVYLLLLFIRRPHCFLPSLVAALSFFAYFLIVDYHNNTSLSGGRHSLSVRFSAAPAIDGDRLQAAVQAGKERVQLRYIIRTAAEKETLQAHLVPGTVCRVTGTLERPMPAGNPYAFDYRRYLRRHRIHWLFLPEAIDLSACVRVRPTIIERLEAIREAGVRRIEARFPPEAAGIAAALIYGERRSLDEEVISGYQQLGIIHLLAISGGHVTLLVGAALAVAIRFVTREAAVLALLVFLPMYAVLAGASPSVLRACATGMIVLAVQWKKGRIHPLDALSWTALALLVFDPYMVWDVGFQLSFLVTFALLAHVSVLASARSMLQNLLQTALAAQLAALPILLYHFYEISVWSIGLNVFFVPWYSFVILPIAFLSAVFSFSPLIWLFSRLIELTDAVVYFFAADHPFMLVLGRPEPWCLAGYLTAIAAAFLDWERGRLLRGLTAVAAATALQLAAPYVDPKGEVTVLDVGQGDCIYIELPYRKAVYLIDTSGTPEWAREPWRKRSRPFAVGRDVVVPFLKAQGVRTLDQLILTHDDADHIGAAPEVMGAVRVKKIVTSPGALPAVKAMARPFSVPVAASVRGDRWKVGDAAFSVLHPEAGNNEDNNGSLVLLARLGGLIWLFAGDIEEEAEQALIDAYPTLRADVLKVAHHGSKTSTTEPFLRTIKPRAAIISVGRYNRYGHPSSEVLMRLRQQRAIVWRTDENGAIRYVYGENGGTFQVMKP
- a CDS encoding tRNA-specific adenosine deaminase, coding for MERITWDQYFMAQSHLLALRSTCTRLAVGATIVRDKRIIAGGYNGSIAGGAHCIDEGCYVIDGHCVRTIHAEMNAILQCAKFGVPTEGAEMYVTHFPCLHCCKAIIQSGIRAVYYAQDYKNHPYALELFAQAGVRLVQVPLKMDVFALLSGGGES
- a CDS encoding transposase, IS605 OrfB family, with product MYFCIKQQLNGLTKEEYLTLRELCHIAKNMYNVGLYNVRQYYFEHKEFLNYEKNYHLAKTNENYKLLNSNMAQQILKKVNEAFTSFFGLISLAKQGKYDHKAISIPKYLKKDGFHSLIIGQIRIDGNKFTIPYSRLFKKTHKPITITIPPVLLDKKIKQIEIIPKHHARFFEIQYKYEMPEDQRELNDQKALAIDLGLNNLATCVTSDGRSFIIDGRRLKSINQWFNKENARLQSIKDKQKIKGTTRKQALLAMNRNNKVNDYINKTCRYIINYCIENQIGKLVIGYAETWQRNMNLGKKTNQNFVNIPLGNIKEKLEYLCEFYGIEFLKQEESYTSQASFFDGDEIPEYNADNPKEYKFSGKRIKRGLYRTKSGKLINADVNGALNILKKSKAVDLSVLCSSGEVDTPQRIRIA
- the comEA gene encoding ComE operon protein 1, which encodes MWEHVQELGKRYGKAGVLLLFAAAAGLWVFRHPTDEKEQVVLPAAAETDAARTEEKKNEASKTAVVDVKGAVANPGVYEVAADARVRDVIALAGGLADEADETKVNLAAKVHDEMMIYVPKKGEAAPASNAVGKSPSDGDRNGMQVAINTATEEELMQLPGIGPAKANAIIAYREEHGPFRRVEDLLNVTGIGEKTLEKLKPYLLVP
- the proC_2 gene encoding Pyrroline-5-carboxylate reductase codes for the protein MNIGVIGTGNMGTILIEAFLDSGAVKADQLVITNRTLAKAFAIQRAHPGMAVVADAAEVVKQSSLVFLCVKPLDIHPLLQQLAPHWTREHCLVSITSPISVKQLETAVPCQVVRAIPSITNRALSGSILITIGSRCSADCRQTIDDLLRRIASPVYIDEAITRVASDISSCGPAFFSYLLQRFIDAAAAKTAITKEQATMLATDMIIGFAELLKQNLYTLPTLQEKVCVKGGITGEGIAVLEQRLDGVFEEVLAKTHEKFQEDMEKVKQQFS
- a CDS encoding CRISPR-associated endoribonuclease Cas2; translated protein: MDILVTYDVETLEPSGQKRLRKVATICQNFGQRVQKSVFECSVSQAQLEEMEHQLLRVIDLEKDSLRIYTLYGSRSKAVRVYGKDYYVDYNDPIIL
- a CDS encoding CRISPR-associated endonuclease Cas1, subtype I-C/DVULG, coding for MIKVLLNTLYVQTQQSYIRLDHETIVVEVEGAKTLQVPIHHIGAIVMFGHVSISPYLLGKCVNQGISVIWYDAYGRFLARATGRTNGNVLLRRAQHQLLENEKKMLHIASRFVSGKIRNSKSVLQRAMRDYPEQRARLEQSVKQLDQSLRNIGKQSTLDELRGVEGYASSVYFEAFASLIRSDEDGFFAFTVRSRRPPRDPVNACLSFAYSILTQDCISALEGVGLDPQIGYLHALRPGKPSLGLDLVEEFRPYLADRFVLTLINRRQLDKSHFDMRPGGAVFLNEKGRKTFLAAYQKRKQEEIQHPIINQKVPLGLLPHVHARLLARHLRGDIEEYTPFIMR